CCTTCAATTTCACCAGTATCATCCTGGAAGGTCAGGGCGAGGTAATCTTTGCCAGCTCGTGTTTGACGGACATCAGCTGTTTTAATAAGATAAAATCCTTCGAAGAATTCATCTTTTTTCATTTGGTTAATTTTCATTATCTTCCTCATCTAATGGGGACAGGCCAAGCAGTCCCTTGGTTTGGTCATCTTCGTACAGGTCAATGGTACGAAGACTACGCTCGATAGCGTTGGTGCGAGTGGTTAGGAGTTTGTCAATATTGCTGCTGGCTTGATTGAGTTGTTTCTGAGCCTTAAGTAAGAGGTCAGAAAACTTGCCAAATTCCAGCTTGACATTGCCCAAGACCTTGGAAATATCATCGGCCGACCGTTGAATGTTGAGGGTCTTAAAGCCGACGGAGAGGGAATTGAGCAGGGCAGAAAGGGTAGTCGGTCCTGCTACCACGATATTTTCCTGACGGCGTAGGTCATCAAAGAAAATGGGATTGCGGACCACCTCTGAATACAGCCCTTCGGTTGGCAGAAAGAGCACACCAAAATTAGTCGTTTCAGGCGGATTGAGGTACTTGCTCTGAATATCCTTGGCAAAACGTTTAATAGCCGCCAAGAGATTTTTGCGATGGAGGTCAATCTGGTCCTTGTCCCCACTTTCGTAAGCATCCTCCAAGCGGTAGTAATCCGCCAGCGGAAACTTGGAATCGATTGGCAAGTAAATATAATCTCCTTCCGTCCGTCCTGGTAGCTTGACCGCATACTCCACGCGCTCACTAGAGCCTGAAACCGTGGCAAACTCTCGCTCATATTGGCTAGGTGTCAAAATATCCTCGATAATCTGTCCCAGCTGCAATTCACCCATGATGCCACGGGTTTTGGTGCCAGACAGCACCTTGTTAAGACTACCCACATCACGCGCCACCGTCTGCATTTCGCCCAGACCACGATTGACTGACTCCAACTGCTTGGACACCGTTTCAAAGGAGGCTTGTAGGCGGGTTTGCAGGGTTTTCTCCAGCTTTTCCTCGACCGTCTGCCGCATCTCTTCCAGGCGTTTTTCATTGGACTCCTGAATGGCCTGCAAACGGCGGTCGGTGGCATCTCGCGTTTCCAAGTGGCTCTTATTCAGCTCTTGACGGATGTCGGTTAGCTGTTGGTAAAGCTCCGTGCGGAGTCTTTCCACTTCCTGATGAATGGCTTGCTGCTGTTTGAGAGTTGCATTTTCTAGTTGATAGCTGAGCTGATCAGACAAGTTGTCTGCTGTGTCTTCTGCCTGATCTTGCAAAAGCAGGGCCAAGCTCTGCCATTTTCCATAAAGAAAAACCAAGGCAATCAAGACCAGTATCAGCAAAATAAGTAATACAATATCCATCTAATTCTTATCCTTACTGTAGATAAGGACCACGTAGCCCTTATCCAGTTGAATGTCTATATCTCTATCTATAAATTCGTTAGAGGAATAGCATTTTTTGAAAAAATAATTGCTGGCATCCAGCGGGTACTTGGCATGACGAATGGTCAGGCGGCTCTGGTCCGACGGCATAAAGGAAATGTACTTCATACCAGCAATCGGTGACAAACGGTGCTGACCTGCAGGTCGAAAACGGACGATGTTCTGACTGTCCACCAATTCAATCTGCTCCATATAGGTTGCCAAGTCAGGCTCTGCAGCCAGAAAGAGATTGGCCATCATATGATCCATGCGGCCACCCAAGGCACCGTATATGCGAACCTGGGCCTGCGGATATGCCTTGAAGATTTCCTTTAAAGCCAGCTCCAAATCTGTATCATCTTTTTCAGCAGGAGCTTGCAAAAAACACTCTGCTTGATCCTTTATCCACCCTAACTCTTCAGGCGTCACCGAGTCAAAATCACCCATGGCCCAGTCAAGAGGCAGGGAATGGTCCAGAAGACGAAGAGAGCCTGCATCTACCCCCACATAGAGGTCGGCAGGCTCAGGAAGGCAGTCAAAGGAACCGCCTGCAATAACAGCAATCTTAATCATGGAGGGCCGCTCTCAATTTGGCAACGTTGGCATCCAAGTCTCCTTTGAAGAGATAGGAACCAGCCACAAAGACATTGGCACCCGCATTTTTGGCTGAATGAATGGTCTTGTCGTCAATCCCGCCGTCCACTTCGATGTCAAAGTTCAAGCCTTTGGCTTCACGGAGTTTGACCAAGGCCTCAATCTTCTCAGCCACTTCTGGGATGTAGGCTTGTCCACCAAAACCTGGGTTGACCGTCATGAGCAGAACCTGATCCACCAAGTTAAGCACAGGCTCAATGGTCACAAGAGGTGTACCTGGATTGATGACCACACCCACCTTCATACCAGCGGCACGGATTTTCTGCAAGGTCCCATGCAGGTGAACCGTTGCTTCTGCATGAATGGTTAAAATATCTGCACCCGCACGTGCAAAGGTCTCAATATGATTTTCAGGATTGGACACCATGAGATGGCAATCAAAAACCAGCTTGCTGTGGGGACGCATAGCCGCAACCACATCCGCCCCAAAGCTAATATTTGGCACAAAATGACCGTCCATGACATCAATGTGCACATACTCCACACCTGTCTTTTCTAGACGTTTGAGCTCTTTTTCAAAATTTGCATAATCTGCCGCCAAAATAGACGGTGCAATCTTATAATGTGACATACAGAACCAACTTTCTATTTGAATTTCTTACTTACCTTGGTATAGGTTTCGCGCTGATTTTGGATTTCGCTGAGGAATTGGAGATAATTGTCAAAGCGACTTTGGGAAATGGCAGAGCTGGCAACAGCTTCCTTGACCGCACAATCCGGCTCATGGGTATGGGTACAGGTCCTAAATTTGCAGTCCTGGCTGCTTTCCGCAATCTCTGGGAAACAATCTGTCAGAGCCTCAGCCTCCTTGACTTCATAGTCTAAGGATGAAAAACCTGGCGTATCCGCAATTTTCCCACCGAAGACATTGTAGAAGCTGACCGCACGAGTGGTATGACGACCACGCCCCAGACTATCTGAAATCGCCCCTGTTTCCAAGGCTAATTCTGGTGCAATGCGGTTGAGTAGGGTTGATTTTCCAACCCCTGTCTGCCCCATAAAGACCGTCACCTTATCCTGCAATAATGGCGTCAATTCCTCCAAACTATAGACAAATGGATAGCCAATTTTCTCATAGATAGCCTTGAAGGCATCCATCTCCGCCCGATCTTCTACCAAGTCCATCTTAGAGATATAGATAATGGGATCCATGTCCTTCTGTTCCAAAAGCACTAGGAAACGATC
This region of Streptococcus suis genomic DNA includes:
- the rpe gene encoding ribulose-phosphate 3-epimerase, giving the protein MSHYKIAPSILAADYANFEKELKRLEKTGVEYVHIDVMDGHFVPNISFGADVVAAMRPHSKLVFDCHLMVSNPENHIETFARAGADILTIHAEATVHLHGTLQKIRAAGMKVGVVINPGTPLVTIEPVLNLVDQVLLMTVNPGFGGQAYIPEVAEKIEALVKLREAKGLNFDIEVDGGIDDKTIHSAKNAGANVFVAGSYLFKGDLDANVAKLRAALHD
- the rsgA gene encoding ribosome small subunit-dependent GTPase A, with protein sequence MQGRIIKALAGFYYVEANGQIYQTRARGNFRKKGQTPYVGDFVDFSAEENSEGYILKIHERKNSLVRPPIVNIDQAVVIMSAKEPDFNANLLDRFLVLLEQKDMDPIIYISKMDLVEDRAEMDAFKAIYEKIGYPFVYSLEELTPLLQDKVTVFMGQTGVGKSTLLNRIAPELALETGAISDSLGRGRHTTRAVSFYNVFGGKIADTPGFSSLDYEVKEAEALTDCFPEIAESSQDCKFRTCTHTHEPDCAVKEAVASSAISQSRFDNYLQFLSEIQNQRETYTKVSKKFK
- a CDS encoding DNA recombination protein RmuC, which gives rise to MDIVLLILLILVLIALVFLYGKWQSLALLLQDQAEDTADNLSDQLSYQLENATLKQQQAIHQEVERLRTELYQQLTDIRQELNKSHLETRDATDRRLQAIQESNEKRLEEMRQTVEEKLEKTLQTRLQASFETVSKQLESVNRGLGEMQTVARDVGSLNKVLSGTKTRGIMGELQLGQIIEDILTPSQYEREFATVSGSSERVEYAVKLPGRTEGDYIYLPIDSKFPLADYYRLEDAYESGDKDQIDLHRKNLLAAIKRFAKDIQSKYLNPPETTNFGVLFLPTEGLYSEVVRNPIFFDDLRRQENIVVAGPTTLSALLNSLSVGFKTLNIQRSADDISKVLGNVKLEFGKFSDLLLKAQKQLNQASSNIDKLLTTRTNAIERSLRTIDLYEDDQTKGLLGLSPLDEEDNEN
- a CDS encoding thiamine diphosphokinase, which produces MIKIAVIAGGSFDCLPEPADLYVGVDAGSLRLLDHSLPLDWAMGDFDSVTPEELGWIKDQAECFLQAPAEKDDTDLELALKEIFKAYPQAQVRIYGALGGRMDHMMANLFLAAEPDLATYMEQIELVDSQNIVRFRPAGQHRLSPIAGMKYISFMPSDQSRLTIRHAKYPLDASNYFFKKCYSSNEFIDRDIDIQLDKGYVVLIYSKDKN